The following coding sequences are from one Devosia yakushimensis window:
- a CDS encoding efflux RND transporter periplasmic adaptor subunit, producing the protein MNIQTIRAAIGLCAASLVLAGCSGPEAPAAAIPPRTVSVVAAASSDTVTRASLTGEVKAQVQQDLAFRTAGRVLDVLVETGDHVVAGQPLARLDAADQQASLLLANAAVSSAQAQLAQAQRDFDRLDALFKAGNATRAQFEQAQAALDSAKAAQGAAQSQQSSAAEVLSYVDLKASADGIVLLRAMEPGQVVGAGQTVLSLAQDGPRDAVFNVYEAALSGVPHNVPVDLTLVADPSITATGAVREVSPTVNTATGTVRIEVGFDDPKGALPLGAAIAGSIALPPVSGFALPWGALFRDKDGPAVWVVDPSAGTVSLKPVIVDRYLADKVILASGLDAGDLVVTSGTQMLHPGEAVTAMEVTP; encoded by the coding sequence ATGAATATCCAGACGATCCGTGCCGCCATTGGCCTTTGCGCCGCCAGCCTTGTGCTGGCTGGCTGTTCCGGGCCCGAAGCGCCCGCCGCCGCTATCCCGCCCCGCACCGTCTCGGTTGTCGCCGCCGCCAGCAGCGATACCGTCACCCGGGCGTCCCTGACCGGCGAGGTCAAGGCGCAGGTGCAGCAGGATCTGGCCTTCCGCACGGCGGGTCGCGTGCTCGATGTGCTGGTCGAAACCGGCGATCACGTCGTGGCCGGGCAGCCGCTGGCCCGGCTTGATGCCGCCGACCAGCAGGCCAGCCTGTTGCTGGCCAATGCCGCAGTCAGCTCCGCCCAGGCGCAACTGGCCCAGGCACAACGCGATTTCGATCGTCTCGATGCCCTCTTCAAGGCCGGAAATGCCACCCGCGCCCAGTTCGAACAGGCACAGGCGGCACTGGATAGCGCCAAGGCCGCCCAGGGTGCTGCCCAGTCCCAGCAATCATCGGCCGCCGAAGTGCTGAGCTATGTCGACCTCAAGGCCAGTGCCGATGGCATCGTGCTGTTGCGCGCCATGGAACCGGGGCAGGTGGTCGGCGCCGGCCAGACAGTGCTGAGCCTGGCGCAGGATGGACCGCGCGATGCGGTGTTCAACGTCTACGAGGCGGCGCTGAGCGGGGTACCCCATAATGTGCCGGTCGATCTGACACTGGTCGCCGATCCCTCGATCACCGCGACCGGGGCGGTGCGGGAAGTGTCGCCAACGGTCAATACGGCCACTGGCACCGTGCGGATCGAAGTCGGGTTCGACGACCCCAAGGGGGCGTTGCCGCTCGGTGCGGCGATTGCCGGCAGCATAGCCCTGCCGCCGGTTTCCGGCTTTGCCCTGCCCTGGGGCGCCTTGTTCCGCGACAAGGATGGACCGGCCGTCTGGGTGGTCGATCCATCGGCCGGAACGGTCAGCCTCAAGCCGGTGATTGTCGATCGCTATCTGGCCGACAAGGTCATTCTCGCCTCGGGCCTGGACGCCGGCGATCTGGTCGTCACCAGCGGCACGCAGATGCTCCATCCCGGCGAGGCCGTTACCGCCATGGAGGTCACGCCATGA
- a CDS encoding TetR/AcrR family transcriptional regulator has protein sequence MQKSTDPRSARSREALVEAMIRLLDEQELAAITITDLVGRAEITRPTFYQHFRDLPALARAAALIRLEAMFPPESFDGSGLTPAEEFAHTEATVCAILAQLQHHAVFYRRVIHGAGAFELYDDFVALLETRILSDSPFGARIRGSLLLDPADRVTILSGGLTWLIMRWLDTDFSGDNAVDPMARRIANAMIALSGGLP, from the coding sequence GTGCAGAAATCCACCGATCCCCGTTCCGCCCGCTCGCGCGAGGCCCTTGTCGAAGCCATGATCCGGCTCCTGGATGAGCAAGAACTGGCTGCGATCACCATTACCGATCTGGTGGGCCGCGCCGAAATCACCCGGCCGACCTTCTACCAGCATTTCCGCGATCTGCCGGCCCTGGCGCGCGCTGCCGCCTTGATCCGGCTGGAGGCCATGTTCCCTCCTGAGTCATTTGATGGCAGCGGATTGACCCCGGCCGAGGAATTCGCCCACACCGAGGCGACGGTTTGCGCCATTCTTGCGCAATTGCAGCACCATGCTGTCTTCTATCGCCGGGTTATCCATGGCGCGGGCGCTTTCGAGCTTTACGACGATTTCGTCGCCTTACTGGAAACACGCATTCTCTCCGACTCTCCCTTTGGCGCCCGCATTCGCGGCTCGCTGCTGCTCGATCCGGCAGATCGAGTCACCATTCTTTCGGGCGGGCTCACCTGGCTGATCATGCGTTGGCTCGATACCGACTTTTCTGGTGACAACGCAGTTGACCCAATGGCGCGCAGAATTGCCAATGCCATGATCGCCCTGTCGGGAGGTTTGCCATGA
- a CDS encoding GFA family protein gives MDRFPGGCLCGNVRFVAMGRPYRVGLCHCLDCRKHHGALFHASAIFPQDAVDIEGETQSYAGRHFCPRCGSSVFSRSGDEIEINLGALDAPDQFTPTYELWTIRRESWLPPFPLPRHYERDRQATGRFED, from the coding sequence ATGGATCGGTTTCCCGGTGGCTGCTTATGCGGCAATGTGCGGTTTGTGGCCATGGGGCGACCATACCGGGTTGGCCTCTGCCATTGCCTCGACTGCCGCAAACATCATGGCGCCCTGTTTCACGCCTCGGCGATATTCCCCCAGGATGCGGTGGACATCGAGGGCGAAACGCAAAGCTATGCCGGGCGGCATTTCTGCCCGCGCTGTGGCTCCTCGGTTTTTTCGCGCAGTGGTGATGAAATCGAGATCAATCTGGGCGCGCTCGATGCCCCCGATCAATTCACGCCGACTTATGAATTATGGACCATCCGTCGCGAGTCCTGGTTACCGCCATTTCCACTGCCGCGGCACTATGAACGCGACCGGCAGGCAACAGGCCGTTTTGAGGATTAA
- a CDS encoding sensor histidine kinase, translating to MTAERSLKPRRFSGLSIKLIATIIVVILAVEVVVYLPSLANFRASWLDDRLRVGVVAARVLDAVPDVMALPRGLTDRLLTSAGANAIVYRRQGQSQLIELANPVTPDVVATADMRQRDIMTLTMGALDTLFAGPGRTLRIVGEGDLDESLVELLMPERPLRQDMLEYSRNIVLLSLIIAAITAVTLYVLVSRLFIDPVLRLADNMLAYRQAPENASLIIAPSARRDEIGVVERELAAMESDIFSMLRQRRHLADLGLAVAKINHDLRNTLTSAQLLSDQVATLDDPKVQRLAPRLVTTLDKAIGFAQSVLDYGREMASPPVMAPATIKALVEEAAFDARLVGHPHITFVNNVPDDLVLTVDAGQLGRVLLNLLKNAREALEAANASIVAPQVTVAVEEGADDITISVADNGPGLPPRARDNLFVAFEGSARSGGTGLGLAIAREITEAHGGRLLLADQPQGTRFDIVLPATLRVI from the coding sequence ATGACAGCCGAACGCAGTCTTAAGCCCCGCCGGTTCTCCGGCCTCTCGATCAAGCTCATCGCCACCATCATCGTGGTGATCCTGGCGGTCGAGGTGGTTGTCTATCTGCCCTCGCTGGCCAACTTCCGCGCCAGCTGGCTCGATGATCGCCTGCGCGTCGGCGTCGTCGCCGCCCGCGTGCTCGATGCCGTGCCCGATGTCATGGCCTTGCCGCGCGGCCTGACCGATCGGCTCCTCACCTCGGCCGGCGCCAATGCCATTGTCTATCGCCGCCAGGGCCAGAGCCAGCTCATCGAACTCGCTAACCCCGTTACCCCCGACGTCGTCGCCACCGCCGATATGCGCCAACGCGATATCATGACGCTGACCATGGGCGCGCTCGACACACTCTTTGCCGGTCCCGGCCGCACCCTGCGCATCGTGGGGGAGGGCGATCTCGACGAAAGTCTGGTCGAATTGCTGATGCCCGAGCGTCCCCTGCGGCAGGACATGCTCGAATATTCCCGCAATATCGTGCTGCTCTCGCTGATCATCGCCGCCATCACCGCGGTAACGCTCTATGTGCTGGTGAGCCGGCTGTTCATCGATCCGGTCCTGCGCCTGGCAGACAATATGCTAGCCTATCGGCAGGCCCCCGAAAATGCCAGCCTCATCATCGCCCCTTCGGCGCGGCGCGATGAGATCGGCGTGGTCGAGCGCGAACTGGCGGCCATGGAAAGCGATATCTTCTCCATGCTGCGCCAGCGCCGCCATCTGGCCGATCTCGGCCTGGCGGTCGCCAAGATCAATCATGACCTGCGCAATACGCTGACCTCGGCGCAGTTGCTGTCCGATCAGGTGGCAACGCTCGACGATCCCAAGGTGCAGCGGCTGGCGCCGCGCCTCGTCACCACGCTCGACAAGGCCATCGGCTTTGCCCAGTCGGTGCTCGATTACGGACGCGAAATGGCCTCTCCACCGGTCATGGCCCCGGCCACGATCAAGGCGCTGGTCGAGGAAGCCGCCTTCGATGCGCGCCTGGTGGGGCACCCCCATATTACCTTCGTCAACAACGTGCCCGACGATCTGGTGCTCACGGTCGATGCCGGCCAGCTCGGCCGCGTTCTGCTCAACCTGCTCAAGAACGCCCGCGAGGCGCTGGAAGCGGCCAATGCGAGCATTGTCGCGCCCCAGGTCACGGTGGCAGTCGAGGAGGGCGCCGACGACATTACCATCTCGGTTGCCGATAACGGCCCAGGCCTGCCGCCCCGGGCGCGCGACAATCTCTTTGTTGCCTTCGAAGGCTCCGCCCGCTCCGGCGGCACGGGGCTCGGCCTAGCCATTGCGCGCGAAATCACCGAGGCCCATGGCGGCCGGCTGCTGCTGGCCGATCAGCCTCAGGGCACCCGCTTTGATATCGTGCTGCCGGCCACATTGCGTGTCATCTGA
- a CDS encoding NAD(P)/FAD-dependent oxidoreductase: MADLQNPDLCIIGAGALGIGLALRARRLGANVMLVDRGAEEPGDPAQGRLVATAFATSASRAQLMHDARPFGLAPAEPKPSFKAIGERARALAASTAPRDAASRLTALGIDCRAGQPIFTGRQTFKLGETTIRAGHIILATGARPVIPTIPGLDEATYFTPDTIAANSRKLTHLVVIGSDASAIELAQAHRRLGAAVTLVPQGDILPGFDREQVAILLRQLTQEGLEIAEGASVTRIVPRRQGTGVDLTHADGSDHSLDASHLLISMGRIPDFDGLVLDRAKVRFDKARPGFLQLNTDGRTSNSRIHAVGGAAGQGQSHASARYGAAIVDRLFGNGSSRPDPALIPLLLQTEPGLATIGLVEGERPLPAGTLVLRASFAENDMARALGQTHGAAKLIAGGKGQILGASIIGPGAGEAIAMLALAMDRAMPAQGLADLVLPHPSFAAILSQLGEAFLAARQPGAWQKRSQALRKLLG; this comes from the coding sequence TGCGCGCCCGGCGCCTGGGCGCCAATGTCATGCTGGTTGATCGCGGCGCCGAAGAACCCGGCGACCCCGCCCAGGGTAGGCTGGTCGCCACGGCTTTCGCCACCAGCGCTTCCCGCGCCCAGCTTATGCATGATGCACGGCCCTTTGGCCTCGCCCCGGCCGAACCCAAGCCCAGCTTCAAGGCCATTGGCGAGCGTGCCAGAGCCCTTGCCGCCAGCACGGCGCCGCGCGATGCCGCCAGCCGGCTCACCGCCCTGGGCATCGATTGCCGCGCCGGCCAGCCCATATTCACCGGCCGCCAGACATTCAAACTTGGCGAAACCACCATTCGCGCCGGCCATATCATTCTGGCCACCGGCGCCCGGCCCGTCATCCCCACCATTCCCGGACTCGATGAAGCCACCTATTTCACGCCTGACACCATTGCCGCCAACTCCCGCAAGCTCACCCACCTGGTGGTGATCGGCTCCGACGCATCAGCCATCGAACTGGCCCAGGCCCATCGTCGGCTGGGGGCGGCCGTGACCCTCGTGCCGCAAGGCGACATCCTGCCCGGCTTCGACCGCGAACAGGTCGCTATCCTGCTGCGTCAATTGACCCAGGAAGGCCTTGAGATCGCCGAGGGCGCCAGTGTCACCCGCATCGTACCGCGCCGTCAGGGCACCGGCGTCGATCTCACCCATGCCGATGGCAGCGATCATAGCCTGGATGCCTCCCATCTTCTGATTTCCATGGGTCGGATACCCGATTTCGATGGGCTGGTGCTCGACCGCGCCAAGGTTCGTTTCGACAAGGCGAGGCCCGGCTTTCTCCAGCTCAATACCGATGGCCGGACCAGCAACAGCCGCATCCATGCGGTGGGTGGCGCCGCCGGGCAGGGCCAGTCCCATGCCTCGGCCCGCTATGGTGCCGCCATTGTCGACCGCCTGTTCGGCAATGGGTCCTCCCGTCCCGATCCTGCCCTTATCCCCCTCCTGCTACAGACCGAGCCGGGTCTGGCCACCATCGGCCTGGTTGAGGGCGAGCGCCCCCTGCCGGCCGGGACGCTGGTGCTGCGCGCCAGCTTTGCCGAAAACGACATGGCCCGTGCCCTGGGCCAGACGCATGGCGCCGCCAAGCTTATTGCCGGCGGCAAGGGGCAGATTCTGGGTGCCTCCATTATCGGCCCCGGCGCCGGCGAAGCGATTGCCATGCTGGCTTTGGCGATGGACCGGGCCATGCCCGCCCAAGGCCTGGCCGATCTGGTCCTGCCTCATCCAAGCTTTGCCGCCATTCTTTCCCAATTGGGCGAGGCATTCCTCGCCGCGCGCCAGCCCGGCGCCTGGCAAAAACGCAGCCAGGCCCTGCGCAAACTGCTGGGTTGA